A single Antechinus flavipes isolate AdamAnt ecotype Samford, QLD, Australia chromosome 5, AdamAnt_v2, whole genome shotgun sequence DNA region contains:
- the MLF2 gene encoding myeloid leukemia factor 2 isoform X1, with protein MFRFMRDGEPEDPMFLMDPFAIHRQHMSRMLSGGFGYSPFLSITDGSIPGARPASRRMQAGAVSPFGMLGMTGGFMDMFGMMNDMIGNVEHMTTGANCQTFSSSTVISYSNLGDGAPKVYQETSEMRSAPGGIRETRRTVRDSDSGLEQMSIGHHIRDRAHILQRSRNHRTGDQEERQDYINLDESDAEAFDNEWRRETSRYRPQRPLEFRRHEATGAGGGRRAEGPPRLAIQGPEDSPSRQSRRYDW; from the exons ATGTTCCGGTTCATGAGGGACGGAGAGCCTGAGGATCCCATGTTCCTCAT GGACCCTTTTGCTATTCATCGACAGCATATGAGCAGGATGTTGTCAGGGGGCTTTGGCTACAGCCCTTTCCTTAGCATCACAGATGGGAGCATACCAGGGGCTCGGCCTGCTAGTCGAAGGATGCAG GCTGGAGCTGTTTCACCCTTTGGGATGCTGGGAATG ACAGGTGGCTTCATGGACATGTTTGGGATGATGAATGATATGATCGGGAATGTG GAACACATGACAACTGGAGCCAACTGTCAGACCTTTTCATCTTCCACTGTCATCTCTTACTCCAACCTGGGGGATGGTGCTCCCAAAGTTTACCAAGAAACATCTGAGATGCGCTCAGCACCAGGGGGG ATCCGGGAGACAAGGAGAACAGTGAGGGACTCTGATAGTGGGCTAGAGCAGATGTCCATTGGGCATCACATCCGAGACAGGGCACACATCCTCCAGCGTTCCCGAAATCACCGAACTGGGGACCAGGAAGAACGGCAGGATTACATCAATTTGGATGAGA GTGATGCTGAAGCATTTGACAACGAGTGGAGGAGAGAGACGTCCCGATACCGGCCACAGCGCCCCCTGGAATTTCGTCGGCATGAGGCCACTGGGgcgggtggggggagaagggctGAGGGACCCCCTCGGCTGGCTATACAGGGCCCTGAGGATTCCCCCTCTCGACAGTCACGACGCTATGATTGGTGA
- the MLF2 gene encoding myeloid leukemia factor 2 isoform X2, whose protein sequence is MFRFMRDGEPEDPMFLMDPFAIHRQHMSRMLSGGFGYSPFLSITDGSIPGARPASRRMQAGAVSPFGMLGMTGGFMDMFGMMNDMIGNVEHMTTGANCQTFSSSTVISYSNLGDGAPKVYQETSEMRSAPGGVMLKHLTTSGGERRPDTGHSAPWNFVGMRPLGRVGGEGLRDPLGWLYRALRIPPLDSHDAMIGEGPSGPLISVGGKGIIAEG, encoded by the exons ATGTTCCGGTTCATGAGGGACGGAGAGCCTGAGGATCCCATGTTCCTCAT GGACCCTTTTGCTATTCATCGACAGCATATGAGCAGGATGTTGTCAGGGGGCTTTGGCTACAGCCCTTTCCTTAGCATCACAGATGGGAGCATACCAGGGGCTCGGCCTGCTAGTCGAAGGATGCAG GCTGGAGCTGTTTCACCCTTTGGGATGCTGGGAATG ACAGGTGGCTTCATGGACATGTTTGGGATGATGAATGATATGATCGGGAATGTG GAACACATGACAACTGGAGCCAACTGTCAGACCTTTTCATCTTCCACTGTCATCTCTTACTCCAACCTGGGGGATGGTGCTCCCAAAGTTTACCAAGAAACATCTGAGATGCGCTCAGCACCAGGGGGG GTGATGCTGAAGCATTTGACAACGAGTGGAGGAGAGAGACGTCCCGATACCGGCCACAGCGCCCCCTGGAATTTCGTCGGCATGAGGCCACTGGGgcgggtggggggagaagggctGAGGGACCCCCTCGGCTGGCTATACAGGGCCCTGAGGATTCCCCCTCTCGACAGTCACGACGCTATGATTGGTGAGGGCCCCTCAGGTCCTCTCATAAGTGTTGGTGGGAAAGGTATCATAGCTGAGGGATGA